Proteins encoded within one genomic window of Nonomuraea gerenzanensis:
- a CDS encoding DivIVA domain-containing protein, translated as MPLTPADVRNKQFSTTRLRPGYDEEEVDAFLDEVEAELDRLIQENEELRAKLAECLRGKVPGGMNMPMASAPVQEQPKPEMMAPQPEPMRAPEPPPVQQQPVPVAMNMPPAEDNMDTAARVLALAQQTADQAIADARREADETVTRARREADEILTKARRQAEQVIGDARARAETLERDAQERHRQAMGSLVQTRDELERKVEELRSFEREYRSRLKLYLENQLAELNVSAEGSGGFPVMSGGPQGQAPAMSHAVPQGGQQPLPGGPSPFGGEAPQGAFPGGDGPHNDRR; from the coding sequence ATGCCGCTGACGCCCGCTGATGTGCGGAACAAGCAGTTCAGTACCACCCGGCTCCGGCCGGGCTACGACGAGGAAGAGGTCGACGCCTTCCTCGACGAGGTGGAGGCTGAGCTCGACCGCCTGATCCAAGAGAACGAGGAGCTCCGCGCCAAGCTGGCCGAGTGCCTGCGTGGGAAGGTGCCGGGCGGCATGAACATGCCCATGGCCTCCGCCCCGGTCCAGGAGCAGCCCAAGCCCGAGATGATGGCGCCGCAGCCGGAGCCCATGCGGGCCCCCGAGCCGCCGCCGGTGCAGCAGCAGCCCGTCCCCGTGGCCATGAACATGCCTCCCGCCGAGGACAACATGGACACCGCGGCCCGCGTGCTCGCGCTCGCCCAGCAGACCGCCGACCAGGCGATCGCCGACGCCCGCCGGGAGGCGGACGAGACGGTCACCCGCGCCCGCCGCGAGGCCGACGAGATCCTCACCAAGGCCCGCCGCCAGGCCGAGCAGGTCATCGGCGACGCCCGTGCCCGCGCCGAGACGCTCGAGCGCGACGCGCAGGAGCGCCACCGCCAGGCCATGGGCTCGCTGGTGCAGACCCGCGACGAGCTCGAGCGCAAGGTCGAGGAGCTGCGCAGCTTCGAGCGCGAGTACCGCAGCCGCCTCAAGCTCTACCTGGAGAACCAGCTCGCCGAGCTCAACGTCTCCGCAGAGGGCAGCGGTGGGTTCCCGGTGATGTCCGGTGGTCCGCAGGGTCAGGCTCCCGCCATGTCGCACGCCGTGCCTCAGGGTGGCCAGCAGCCTCTTCCCGGTGGTCCGAGCCCGTTCGGTGGCGAGGCTCCGCAGGGCGCCTTCCCCGGCGGTGACGGTCCGCACAACGACCGCCGGTAA
- the ftsZ gene encoding cell division protein FtsZ codes for MAAPQNYLAVIKVVGIGGGGVNAVNRMIEEGLKGVEFIAINTDAQALLMSDADVKLDVGRELTRGLGAGANPDVGRKAAEDHREEIEEVLKGADMVFVTAGEGGGTGTGGAPVVANIARSLGALTIGVVTRPFSFEGRRRASQAEAGIETLRDEVDTLIVIPNDRLLSISDRQVSVLDAFKAADQVLLSGVQGITDLITTPGLINLDFADVKSVMSGAGSALMGIGHARGDDRSVAAAEMAVSSPLLEASIDGAHGVLLSIAGGSDLGLFEINEAAQLVSMAAAPDANIIFGTVIDDALGDEVRVTVIAAGFDDVPGPAEKQAPRPVGRAPAPPAAAPVSPPRPSAAAPSVKSEPPAPRPEVRPEPRPEPRPEFRPEPRPEPRPEPRAEFRPEPRPEPVRPVEPVREIPREPVREPVRDSLRDAGAGDDPADEPSGPVSIPRPAPEPANPPTPITSRMSEPPKRPRVIFEEQEEELDVPDFLK; via the coding sequence GTGGCAGCACCGCAGAACTACCTCGCGGTCATCAAGGTCGTCGGCATCGGCGGCGGCGGAGTCAACGCCGTCAACCGGATGATCGAGGAGGGACTCAAGGGCGTCGAGTTCATCGCGATAAACACCGACGCCCAGGCGCTGCTGATGAGTGACGCCGATGTGAAACTCGACGTGGGCCGCGAGCTCACGCGCGGACTGGGCGCGGGCGCCAACCCCGATGTCGGCCGTAAGGCGGCCGAGGACCACCGTGAGGAGATCGAGGAGGTCCTCAAGGGGGCCGACATGGTCTTCGTCACGGCGGGCGAGGGCGGCGGCACGGGCACGGGCGGCGCCCCCGTCGTGGCCAACATCGCCAGATCGCTCGGCGCGCTCACCATCGGTGTCGTGACCAGGCCGTTCAGCTTCGAAGGACGGCGCAGGGCGTCGCAGGCGGAAGCCGGCATCGAGACGCTGCGCGACGAGGTCGACACCCTCATCGTGATCCCCAACGACCGGCTGCTGTCGATCTCGGATCGGCAGGTGAGCGTGCTCGACGCGTTCAAGGCCGCCGACCAGGTGCTGCTGTCGGGTGTGCAGGGCATCACCGACCTGATCACCACCCCTGGTCTGATCAACCTCGACTTCGCCGACGTCAAGTCGGTCATGTCGGGCGCCGGCTCGGCCCTCATGGGCATCGGCCACGCGCGCGGCGACGACCGGTCGGTGGCGGCGGCCGAGATGGCGGTCTCCAGCCCGCTGCTGGAGGCCAGCATCGACGGCGCGCACGGCGTGCTGCTGTCGATCGCGGGCGGCTCCGACCTCGGCCTGTTCGAGATCAACGAGGCGGCCCAGCTCGTCTCCATGGCCGCCGCGCCCGACGCGAACATCATCTTCGGCACGGTCATCGACGACGCCCTCGGCGACGAGGTGCGCGTCACGGTGATCGCGGCCGGCTTCGACGACGTGCCCGGCCCGGCGGAGAAGCAGGCGCCGCGCCCGGTGGGCCGCGCGCCCGCACCGCCCGCGGCGGCTCCTGTGTCGCCTCCGCGGCCGAGCGCCGCGGCGCCGAGCGTGAAGTCCGAGCCGCCCGCGCCGCGCCCTGAGGTACGTCCTGAGCCGCGTCCCGAGCCGCGCCCCGAGTTCAGGCCCGAGCCGCGTCCCGAGCCCCGTCCTGAGCCGCGTGCGGAGTTCAGGCCCGAGCCGCGTCCCGAGCCGGTGCGCCCGGTCGAGCCGGTGCGGGAGATCCCGAGGGAGCCCGTCCGCGAGCCGGTGCGCGACTCGCTGCGCGACGCCGGGGCCGGTGACGACCCCGCCGACGAGCCGTCCGGCCCCGTCTCGATCCCCCGGCCCGCGCCCGAGCCCGCAAACCCGCCCACGCCCATCACCTCCCGCATGTCGGAGCCCCCCAAACGTCCTCGGGTGATCTTCGAGGAGCAGGAAGAGGAACTCGACGTTCCCGACTTCCTCAAATAG
- a CDS encoding TraR/DksA family transcriptional regulator has protein sequence MAAVTQTATPSMWSDEELAEVRGRLQEEIDELEADILRHESEIASGDVTQGAGDDQADAGAKTYEREREIALTLNARDLVAQNERAIARIDAGTYGVCESCHKPIGKERLQAFPRATLCVACKQREERR, from the coding sequence ATGGCGGCAGTCACGCAGACCGCTACACCGTCGATGTGGTCGGACGAGGAGCTGGCCGAGGTACGCGGCAGGCTCCAGGAGGAGATCGACGAGCTCGAGGCGGACATCCTCCGCCACGAGTCCGAGATAGCCTCTGGAGACGTGACCCAGGGCGCCGGCGACGACCAGGCCGACGCCGGCGCCAAGACGTACGAGCGCGAACGCGAGATCGCCCTTACCCTGAATGCGCGCGATCTGGTCGCGCAGAACGAACGTGCGATCGCCAGGATCGACGCAGGGACCTATGGAGTGTGCGAATCGTGCCACAAGCCGATCGGCAAGGAACGCCTCCAGGCGTTCCCGAGGGCGACGCTGTGCGTGGCCTGCAAGCAGAGGGAGGAACGCCGGTAA
- a CDS encoding YggS family pyridoxal phosphate-dependent enzyme, whose amino-acid sequence MRRDEIAAGLAEVDARIATACHAVGRDRGEVTLIAVTKTRPAEDVRILSDLGVRDVAENRDQEAAPKAGELAGLPLTWHFVGQLQTNKVRSVVGYADVIHSVDRVRLVEAISREAVRQGRRVGCLVQVALDDDPARGGCRPADLLELADEVALAEGVWLGGIMAVAPLGEEPAKAFARLRDLAVRLEEQHPRATMISAGMSEDLTEAIAYGATHVRVGTALLGRRKPFVR is encoded by the coding sequence GTGAGAAGGGACGAGATCGCGGCCGGTCTCGCCGAGGTCGACGCGCGCATCGCCACGGCGTGCCACGCCGTGGGGCGCGACCGGGGCGAGGTCACGCTGATCGCCGTCACCAAGACGCGTCCGGCCGAGGACGTGCGCATCCTGTCGGACTTGGGTGTGCGCGACGTCGCCGAGAACCGCGACCAGGAGGCCGCCCCCAAGGCGGGCGAGCTCGCTGGCCTTCCGCTGACCTGGCACTTCGTCGGCCAGTTGCAGACCAACAAGGTCCGCTCCGTGGTCGGGTACGCCGACGTGATCCACTCCGTCGACCGCGTCAGGCTGGTGGAGGCGATCAGCAGGGAGGCCGTGCGCCAGGGCCGCCGGGTCGGCTGCCTGGTGCAGGTCGCGCTCGACGACGACCCCGCCAGAGGCGGCTGCCGCCCCGCCGACCTGCTGGAGCTCGCCGACGAGGTGGCGCTGGCCGAGGGTGTCTGGCTCGGCGGCATCATGGCGGTGGCCCCGCTGGGCGAGGAGCCGGCCAAGGCGTTCGCCCGGCTGCGCGACCTGGCCGTACGGCTGGAGGAGCAGCACCCCCGCGCCACGATGATCTCGGCGGGCATGAGCGAGGACCTCACGGAGGCCATCGCCTACGGCGCGACACACGTGCGGGTCGGTACGGCGTTGCTCGGTCGTCGCAAGCCCTTCGTCAGGTAA
- a CDS encoding YggT family protein, translating to MEIIGGILVVVLSLYLVLLIGRMIFETVQAFARQWRPSGVVLVLAEATYTATDPPLKFLRRFIPPLRLGTVAFDLSFTVLFIVVLILIQIAGTLR from the coding sequence GTGGAGATCATCGGTGGGATCTTGGTCGTTGTCCTGTCTCTGTATTTGGTGCTGCTCATCGGCAGGATGATCTTTGAGACGGTGCAGGCGTTCGCCCGTCAGTGGCGGCCTTCCGGTGTCGTCCTGGTGCTGGCGGAGGCCACATACACCGCAACTGACCCTCCCCTCAAGTTCCTCCGCCGTTTCATTCCCCCGCTCCGGTTGGGTACGGTGGCCTTTGACCTAAGCTTCACTGTCCTGTTCATCGTGGTTCTGATCTTGATCCAGATCGCCGGAACTCTGCGATGA
- a CDS encoding MFS transporter has product MTSGSPLRRRDFRLLLFGQTTTQLGTQVSGVAIPLLAVVTLDASPLQLGLVTAAGTIAFALIGLPAGVWIDRWRRRPVLVAADLARAVLLATIPLAALLGTLTIAQLVVVSLLAGLARVFFDVGYQSYLPSVVGRGELIAGNSAMESIRACGQVAGPGVGGWAVTVLGSANVVLVQAVTFAVSAASLLAIRAPEPSPNPRPGSGVPGAGRGAETADSGAGRRSRGLVAEIGEGLAFVTGSRVLRATTITSAAGNLAFAIASAASFPFMIHTLGLTPTGIGLVLAAGSPAALAGAALTPRLARRIGSARVIWLSLAVTGPVAMLSPLAGPGWGVGLFVFGTAVGELGQIVYAVTNVSLRQRLCPEHMLGRVNATVRWLMMGLFPLGALLGGILGEAAGPRPALWAAAVVIVLSPLPAYAALRGIREAGDVPLVTSP; this is encoded by the coding sequence ATGACTTCCGGCTCGCCGCTCAGGCGGCGCGACTTCCGGCTGCTCCTGTTCGGACAGACCACCACCCAACTCGGTACGCAGGTCAGCGGTGTGGCGATCCCGCTGCTGGCCGTCGTCACCCTCGATGCCTCACCCCTGCAACTGGGCCTGGTCACGGCGGCAGGAACGATCGCCTTCGCGCTGATCGGCCTGCCCGCGGGCGTCTGGATCGACCGGTGGCGGCGCCGCCCCGTGCTCGTCGCGGCCGATCTGGCGCGGGCGGTGCTGCTGGCCACGATCCCGCTGGCCGCCCTGCTCGGGACGCTGACCATCGCGCAGCTCGTCGTCGTGTCGCTGCTGGCCGGCCTCGCCAGGGTCTTCTTCGACGTCGGCTACCAGAGCTACCTGCCGTCCGTCGTCGGGCGGGGCGAGCTGATCGCGGGGAACTCGGCGATGGAGAGCATCCGCGCCTGCGGTCAGGTGGCCGGGCCCGGTGTCGGAGGCTGGGCCGTCACCGTGCTCGGCTCCGCGAACGTCGTCCTCGTCCAGGCCGTCACGTTCGCCGTCTCGGCCGCTTCGCTGCTGGCCATCAGGGCTCCCGAACCGTCTCCGAACCCGAGGCCGGGCTCGGGAGTGCCGGGGGCGGGGCGGGGTGCGGAGACTGCGGACTCCGGGGCCGGGCGGCGGTCGCGCGGCCTGGTGGCGGAGATCGGGGAAGGGCTGGCGTTCGTGACCGGGAGCAGGGTGTTGCGGGCGACGACGATCACCAGCGCGGCCGGCAACCTGGCCTTCGCGATCGCCTCGGCCGCGAGCTTCCCCTTCATGATCCACACCCTCGGCCTCACCCCCACCGGGATCGGCCTGGTGCTGGCGGCCGGTTCGCCGGCCGCCCTGGCGGGCGCGGCCCTGACGCCGCGCCTGGCCCGCCGAATCGGCTCCGCCCGGGTCATCTGGCTGTCCCTGGCCGTGACGGGCCCTGTGGCGATGCTGAGCCCCCTGGCAGGGCCAGGATGGGGAGTGGGGCTGTTCGTGTTCGGTACGGCCGTGGGCGAGCTGGGTCAGATCGTGTACGCCGTCACGAACGTGAGCCTGCGCCAGCGCCTGTGCCCCGAGCACATGCTCGGCCGGGTCAACGCCACCGTGCGCTGGCTCATGATGGGCCTGTTCCCGCTGGGCGCCCTGCTGGGAGGGATCCTCGGGGAGGCGGCCGGGCCGCGGCCGGCGCTCTGGGCGGCCGCTGTGGTCATCGTCCTGTCACCGCTGCCCGCGTACGCGGCCCTGCGCGGGATCCGCGAGGCGGGGGACGTCCCGCTCGTGACGTCGCCGTAG
- the lspA gene encoding signal peptidase II, with protein sequence MVLAAVIYAADLATKTVVLRTLEGEPPLVVIPGVLQFRVIFNSGAAFSIGTGMTFIFTFIAAGVVVAIVRTARKLGSRSWAVTLGLLLGGATGNLTDRLLRYPSGLGRSSQLQGHVVDFIEVLPGNFPVIDYFPVFNIADSAIVCGGILAVILAWRNVQIDGSREVAEDD encoded by the coding sequence GTGGTGCTGGCGGCCGTGATCTACGCGGCCGACCTCGCCACCAAGACGGTGGTGCTGCGCACGCTGGAGGGTGAGCCGCCGCTGGTCGTCATCCCGGGGGTGCTGCAGTTCAGGGTGATCTTCAACTCCGGCGCCGCGTTCAGCATCGGCACGGGGATGACGTTCATCTTCACCTTCATCGCGGCCGGCGTGGTCGTGGCGATCGTGCGTACGGCGCGCAAGCTCGGCAGCAGGTCCTGGGCCGTCACGCTCGGCCTCCTGCTGGGCGGCGCGACCGGCAACCTCACCGACAGGCTGCTGCGCTACCCCTCGGGGCTCGGGCGCTCCTCGCAGCTCCAGGGGCACGTCGTCGACTTCATCGAGGTGCTGCCGGGCAACTTCCCCGTCATCGACTACTTCCCTGTGTTCAACATCGCCGACTCGGCGATCGTCTGCGGCGGCATCCTGGCCGTGATCCTGGCCTGGCGCAACGTGCAGATCGACGGTTCCAGGGAGGTGGCCGAGGATGACTGA
- a CDS encoding RluA family pseudouridine synthase produces the protein MTEQRSLPVPDGLEGERLDAALSRLFGFSRTRAAELITAGEVFVDGRQPAKSDRVHAGAWLEVTLPPPVTTPMPVAEPVPGMTIVYEDDDIVVVNKPIGVAAHPTVGWTGPTVIGGLLGAGHTIATSGAAERQGIVHRLDANTTGAMVVAKSEHAYSRLKRAFKERTVDKRYHALVQGHPDPFRGTVDAPIDRHPSGDGRFAVVAGGKPSVTHYDTVEAFRAASLLDIKLETGRTHQIRVHMSALRHPCVGDMLYGADPTLAARLGVTRQWLHAVALGFEHPSSGEWVSFSTDYPQDLQKALDIVRAES, from the coding sequence ATGACTGAGCAGCGCAGCCTGCCCGTGCCCGACGGGCTGGAGGGCGAGCGGCTCGACGCCGCGCTCTCGCGCCTGTTCGGCTTCTCCCGCACCCGCGCGGCCGAGCTGATCACGGCCGGCGAGGTGTTCGTGGACGGCCGCCAGCCGGCCAAGTCCGACCGCGTGCATGCGGGCGCCTGGCTGGAGGTGACGCTGCCGCCGCCGGTCACCACCCCCATGCCGGTGGCCGAGCCGGTGCCCGGCATGACCATCGTGTACGAGGACGACGACATCGTCGTGGTCAACAAGCCCATCGGGGTGGCGGCCCACCCGACCGTCGGCTGGACGGGCCCCACCGTGATCGGCGGGCTGCTCGGCGCCGGGCACACGATCGCCACCAGCGGCGCCGCCGAGCGCCAGGGCATCGTGCACCGGCTCGACGCCAACACCACGGGCGCGATGGTGGTGGCCAAGAGCGAGCACGCCTACTCGCGGCTCAAGCGGGCCTTCAAGGAGCGTACGGTCGACAAGCGCTACCACGCGCTGGTGCAGGGGCACCCCGACCCGTTCAGGGGCACGGTGGACGCGCCCATCGACCGGCACCCGTCGGGCGACGGCCGCTTCGCGGTGGTGGCCGGGGGCAAGCCGTCCGTGACCCACTACGACACGGTCGAGGCGTTCAGGGCCGCGTCGCTGCTGGACATCAAGCTGGAGACCGGGCGTACGCACCAGATCCGGGTGCACATGTCGGCGCTGCGCCACCCGTGCGTCGGCGACATGCTCTACGGCGCCGATCCGACGCTGGCGGCCCGGCTGGGGGTCACCCGGCAGTGGCTGCACGCGGTGGCGCTCGGGTTCGAGCACCCCTCGTCCGGCGAGTGGGTGTCGTTCAGCACCGACTACCCGCAGGACCTGCAGAAGGCGCTGGACATCGTGCGCGCGGAGTCCTGA
- the ileS gene encoding isoleucine--tRNA ligase, whose protein sequence is MSSPSFRSLPAQVDLPALEREVLDRWRDGKIFERSVEQNAGNPAWVFYEGPPTANGLPGVHHVEARVFKDLFPRYKSMRGFSVPRKAGWDCHGLPVEVGVERELGLSGKRDIETYGIAEFNAKCRESVLRHVDAFEQMTERMGYWIDLSQAYRTMDPSYVESVWWSLKVIFDKGLLFRDFRITPYCPRCGTGLSDHELGQPGAYETVSSPSVYVRMPATSGPLAELGAALLIWTTTPWTLVSNTAVAVHPDVTYVAARTADGEVLVVAEPLLSVLGEGATEVARFTGRELEHTTYTRPFDLVDIPGAHYVVLGDYVTIEDGTGLVHQAPAFGAEDMTVIKKYGMPVVNPIGPDGRFLDDVPMVGGRFFKDADEELTEDLRARGLLYRGGHMEHSYPHCWRCHTALLYYALPSWYIRTTAVKDQMLAENSKTNWFPDTIKWGRFGEWLRGNVDWSLSRSRYWGTPLPLWVCSQDESHVTCVGSLEELGTLAGQDVSALDPHRPYVDDVTFDCPSCGALATRVPDVIDAWYDSGSMPFAQWGERGRPEGVYPADFICEATDQTRGWFYSLMAVGTLVFGQSSYQNVLCLGLILAEDGRKMSKHLGNILEPIPLMDQHGADALRWFMACSGSPWAARRVGHGTLEEIVRKVLLTLWNTSSFFTLYANAESWSPAMLAEAAPAAQRPLLDRWALAELHRTVAEVTTALDEYDTQRAGRRLADFLDDLSNWYVRRSRRRFWQGSQDAFATLYECLETVLRLMAPITPFVTDYLWDVLRSADAPSSVHLTGWPEVREDLLNPALSDQMALVRRLVELGRSARASSGVKTRQPLRRALVGAHGWPSLPGELRGLVADELNVQTLEDMSGFSADLVSYTVKPNFRALGKRFGSQTKLVAAAVTAADATRVARALRSGATVMVEADSLGEVMLGPDEVIVNEQPRSGWAVETGAIGTGTGETVALDLELTDELRRAGLLREVIRLVQEARKSSGLSITDRIELWWTATSDDLATALRSEGHVVGEDVLATTITEGTAADLPSHSDADLGLTFQLRRA, encoded by the coding sequence ATGTCTTCCCCATCATTCCGCTCTCTTCCCGCGCAGGTCGACCTGCCCGCGCTCGAGCGCGAGGTCCTCGACCGCTGGCGGGACGGGAAGATCTTCGAGCGCTCCGTCGAGCAGAACGCGGGCAACCCCGCCTGGGTGTTCTACGAGGGCCCGCCCACCGCCAACGGCCTGCCCGGCGTGCACCATGTCGAGGCGCGCGTGTTCAAGGACCTGTTCCCGCGCTACAAGTCGATGCGCGGCTTCAGCGTGCCCCGCAAGGCCGGCTGGGACTGCCACGGCCTGCCCGTCGAGGTCGGCGTCGAGCGCGAGCTGGGCCTGTCGGGCAAGCGCGACATCGAGACGTACGGCATCGCCGAGTTCAACGCCAAGTGCCGCGAGTCGGTGCTGCGGCACGTCGACGCGTTCGAGCAGATGACCGAGCGGATGGGCTACTGGATCGACCTGTCCCAGGCGTACCGGACCATGGACCCGTCCTACGTCGAGTCCGTGTGGTGGTCGCTGAAGGTCATCTTCGACAAGGGGCTGCTGTTCCGCGACTTCCGGATCACGCCCTACTGCCCGCGCTGCGGCACCGGGCTGTCCGACCACGAGCTGGGCCAGCCGGGCGCGTACGAGACGGTCTCCAGCCCGTCGGTCTACGTCCGCATGCCCGCGACCTCCGGCCCGCTGGCCGAGCTGGGCGCGGCCCTGCTCATCTGGACCACCACGCCCTGGACCCTCGTCTCCAACACGGCCGTCGCCGTGCACCCCGACGTCACCTACGTCGCGGCCCGCACCGCCGACGGCGAGGTCCTGGTCGTGGCCGAGCCCCTGCTGTCGGTGCTCGGCGAGGGCGCCACCGAGGTGGCCCGCTTCACCGGCCGCGAGCTGGAGCACACCACCTACACCCGCCCGTTCGACCTCGTCGACATCCCCGGCGCGCACTACGTCGTGCTCGGCGACTACGTCACGATCGAGGACGGCACCGGCCTGGTCCACCAGGCGCCCGCCTTCGGCGCCGAGGACATGACCGTGATCAAGAAGTACGGCATGCCGGTCGTCAACCCGATCGGCCCCGACGGCCGCTTCCTCGACGACGTGCCCATGGTCGGCGGCAGGTTCTTCAAGGACGCCGACGAGGAGCTGACCGAGGACCTGCGGGCGCGTGGCCTGCTCTACCGCGGCGGCCACATGGAGCACAGCTACCCGCACTGCTGGCGCTGCCACACGGCGCTGCTCTACTACGCCCTGCCCTCCTGGTACATCCGCACCACCGCGGTCAAGGACCAGATGCTGGCGGAGAACTCCAAGACCAACTGGTTCCCCGACACGATCAAGTGGGGCCGGTTCGGCGAGTGGCTGCGCGGCAACGTCGACTGGTCGCTGTCGCGCTCGCGCTACTGGGGCACGCCGCTGCCGCTGTGGGTGTGCTCGCAGGACGAGTCGCACGTGACCTGCGTCGGGTCGCTGGAGGAGCTCGGCACGCTCGCCGGCCAGGACGTCTCCGCGCTCGACCCGCACCGCCCGTACGTCGACGACGTCACCTTCGACTGCCCGTCGTGTGGCGCCCTGGCCACCCGCGTGCCCGACGTCATCGACGCCTGGTACGACTCCGGCTCCATGCCGTTCGCCCAGTGGGGCGAGCGCGGCAGGCCCGAGGGCGTCTACCCGGCCGACTTCATCTGCGAGGCCACCGACCAGACGCGCGGCTGGTTCTACTCGCTGATGGCCGTCGGCACGCTGGTCTTCGGCCAGTCCTCCTACCAGAACGTGCTCTGCCTCGGCCTCATCCTGGCCGAGGACGGCCGCAAGATGAGCAAGCACCTGGGCAACATCCTGGAGCCGATCCCGCTGATGGACCAGCACGGGGCCGACGCGCTGCGCTGGTTCATGGCCTGCTCCGGCTCGCCGTGGGCGGCCCGCCGGGTGGGTCACGGCACGCTGGAGGAGATCGTCCGCAAGGTCCTGCTGACGCTCTGGAACACCTCGTCGTTCTTCACCCTCTACGCCAACGCCGAGTCCTGGTCGCCGGCCATGCTCGCCGAGGCCGCCCCGGCCGCGCAGCGCCCGCTGCTCGACCGCTGGGCGCTGGCGGAGCTGCACCGCACGGTGGCCGAGGTCACGACGGCGCTCGACGAGTACGACACCCAGCGCGCCGGCCGCCGCCTGGCCGACTTCCTCGACGACCTGTCCAACTGGTACGTCCGCCGCTCCCGCCGCCGCTTCTGGCAGGGCTCGCAGGACGCCTTCGCGACCCTGTACGAGTGCCTGGAGACGGTGCTGCGGCTGATGGCGCCCATCACGCCGTTCGTCACCGACTACCTGTGGGACGTCCTGCGCTCGGCCGACGCGCCCTCCTCCGTCCACCTGACCGGCTGGCCGGAGGTGCGCGAGGACCTGCTCAACCCGGCGCTGTCGGACCAGATGGCCCTCGTGCGGCGCCTGGTGGAGCTGGGCCGCTCGGCCCGCGCCTCCTCGGGCGTCAAGACCCGCCAGCCGCTGCGGCGGGCCCTGGTCGGCGCGCACGGCTGGCCGTCGCTCCCCGGCGAGCTGCGCGGCCTGGTGGCCGACGAGCTGAACGTGCAGACCCTGGAGGACATGTCCGGCTTCAGCGCCGACCTCGTGTCCTACACGGTCAAGCCGAACTTCCGCGCCCTGGGCAAGCGCTTCGGCTCGCAGACCAAGCTCGTGGCCGCCGCCGTGACCGCCGCCGATGCCACCCGCGTCGCCAGGGCCCTGCGCTCGGGCGCCACGGTCATGGTGGAGGCGGACTCGCTCGGCGAGGTCATGCTCGGCCCGGACGAGGTGATCGTCAACGAGCAGCCCCGCTCGGGCTGGGCGGTCGAGACGGGCGCCATCGGCACCGGCACGGGCGAGACCGTCGCGCTCGACCTGGAGCTGACCGACGAGCTGCGCCGCGCCGGCCTGCTGCGCGAGGTCATCCGCCTGGTGCAGGAGGCCCGCAAGTCGAGCGGCCTGTCGATCACCGACCGCATCGAGCTGTGGTGGACCGCCACGTCCGACGACCTGGCCACGGCGCTGCGCTCGGAGGGGCACGTGGTGGGCGAGGACGTGCTGGCCACCACCATCACGGAGGGCACCGCCGCGGACCTGCCGTCCCACTCGGACGCCGACCTCGGCCTCACCTTCCAGCTCCGCCGCGCCTGA
- a CDS encoding cell division protein SepF, whose amino-acid sequence MAGAMRKMAVYLGLVEDDRYERYETYTDDYTYDDEVQRPGEERAVAVQEREDEPEAGVPARRPTTTILERRTTDLARITTLHPRTYNEARTIGEHFRDGTPVIMNLTEMVDSDAKRLVDFAAGLVFGLHGSIERVTNKVFLLSPANVEVTAEDKARIAERGFFNQS is encoded by the coding sequence ATGGCCGGCGCGATGCGCAAGATGGCGGTCTACCTCGGTCTCGTGGAGGACGACCGCTACGAGAGGTACGAGACCTACACCGACGACTACACCTACGACGACGAGGTGCAGCGGCCCGGCGAGGAGCGTGCCGTGGCGGTCCAGGAGCGCGAGGACGAGCCCGAGGCCGGGGTCCCCGCACGACGGCCCACCACGACCATCCTCGAACGGCGCACGACCGATCTGGCCCGCATCACCACCCTGCACCCCCGCACGTACAACGAGGCGCGTACGATCGGCGAGCACTTCCGCGACGGCACCCCGGTCATCATGAACCTGACCGAGATGGTTGACAGCGACGCCAAGCGGCTCGTTGATTTCGCGGCAGGTCTGGTCTTTGGCCTACATGGCAGCATTGAACGTGTTACCAACAAGGTGTTCCTGTTGTCCCCTGCCAATGTCGAGGTGACTGCCGAGGACAAGGCTCGAATCGCGGAACGCGGGTTCTTCAACCAGAGTTAG